The following proteins are co-located in the Coffea eugenioides isolate CCC68of unplaced genomic scaffold, Ceug_1.0 ScVebR1_3170;HRSCAF=4335, whole genome shotgun sequence genome:
- the LOC113757635 gene encoding uncharacterized protein LOC113757635 has translation MCHLPVAIEHRAFWAVKQCNLHADRDGKERKLQLQELEEIRLEAYDNARLYKERTKQFHDRLLRAKHFSPGQKSLETNKSFTVNGHRLKPFVHVSDIGTVEEETWIYKACPRPISDAVEHRRNAWAEDSAL, from the exons ATGTGTCATTTACCTGTGGCTATTGAGCATCGTGCATTCTGGGCAGTCAAGCAATGCAATTTGCATGCGGATAGAGATGGCAAAGAGAGAAAGCTCCAACTCCAGGAGTTGGAGGAAATTCGTCTTGAAGCATATGACAATGCACGTTTGTACAAAGAGCGTACCAAGCAGTTTCATGACCGCCTATTGCGTGCGAAACACTTTTCTCCAGGACAAAAG AGTTTAGAGACTAATAAGAGTTTTACAGTTAATGGTCATCGTTTAAAACCGTTTGTTCATGTTTCAGACATTGGTACTGTGGAAGAG GAGACTTGGATTTACAAGGCATGCCCACGCCCTATAAGTGATGCTGTTGAACATCGTAGAAATGCTTGGGCAGAAGACTCTGCCTTATAA